The proteins below come from a single Mauremys reevesii isolate NIE-2019 linkage group 6, ASM1616193v1, whole genome shotgun sequence genomic window:
- the CER1 gene encoding cerberus: protein MFLLLLHLLLISGLGATGQGEELQRNKRRIQHLSYQDKDLLEREGPSKLLVQDPMDYEEILEEPSLFVAAPELATESRKQGEKKSSRFILPYVELDVHRDLGSWTAPKETSHSESMRHFLPSHSFNKKEAEPPYRKDAKKFWDHFMFKKNSASEEVVLPIKTNEMYQETCRTLPFSQSIVYENCEKVMVQNNLCFGKCSSFHVPGPEDRLYTFCSHCLPTKFAMKRLELNCTRSVAVVKVIMIVEDCKCEIQKIKDSDIGPLHSDLHSNVYEHN from the exons atgtttctgctgctgcttcatCTGCTCTTGATCTCAGGTCTTGGAGCAACAGGACAAGGCGAAGAGCTGCAAAGGAACAAGAGGAGAATTCAGCACCTTTCCTACCAAGATAAAGATTTGCTTGAAAGAGAGGGCCCTAGCAAGTTGCTGGTGCAAGATCCCATGGACTATGAAGAAATCCTAGAAGAACCAAGTTTATTTGTAGCAGCCCCAGAGCTGGCAACAGAGAGCAGGaagcaaggagaaaaaaaatcatccagaTTTATCCTTCCATATGTAGAGCTTGATGTGCACCGAGATCTGGGAAGCTGGACTGCACCAAAAGAGACCTCCCATTCTGAAAGCATGAGACATTTCCTACCTTCACACTCATTCAACAAGAAGGAAGCTGAGCCCCCCTACAGGAAAGATGCTAAAAAATTCTGGGACCatttcatgtttaaaaaaaattcagcttctgAGGAGGTTGTTCTGCCAATCAAGACCAATGAGATGTACCAGGAGACCTGCAGGACGCTGCCTTTTTCCCAG AGTATTGTGTATGAGAACTGTGAAAAGGTGATGGTGCAGAACAACTTGTGCTTTGGGAAGTGTAGTTCCTTTCACGTCCCTGGCCCAGAAGATCGTCTTTACACCTTTTGTTCCCACTGCTTGCCTACCAAGTTCGCCATGAAACGCTTGGAACTGAACTGCACCAGGTCTGTTGCCGTTGTTAAGGTGATCATGATTGTGGAGGATTGCAAGTGTGAGATTCAGAAGATTAAAGATTCTGATATAGGACCCCTACATTCAGACTTACATTCAAATGTATATGAGCACAATTAA